The genome window GCTTTGGGTTTGGTGGTTATAAAGCTGGAGCAGAATATGGGCCAGACACTTTACGCGGCGTAAAGTTGGTTGAAAGACTCAAAGCGCTCGGCAAAGATGTTTCTGACCTAGGATCAACCGATTTAAATTTTAATTCACAATCTGCTTGTAGAAATAATATTAAAAATCACGACAACGTCGCTGCCGCGCTACGAGACATCAACAGCCGGACAAAATCAGCACTTGAAGCTGGCTATTTCCCGATCATCCTTGGCGGAGATCACACCGTTAGCCTTGGAACTTACAGTGCCTTCAAAAGTCATTACGCTGGAAAGAAAATAGGGCTACTTTGGATTGACACTCATCCAGATCTCAATACTCCAGAAACTACGACCTCAAAAAATGCCCATGGTATGACCATTGCTTTCCTCACTGGAATTGCCCCTACTCCCTTAATCCCAGAATTTCCGCAGAGCCCGCTTGATTTCAAGCAAATCGTCTACGTCGGCTTGCGCGACATCGACGCGCCTGAGAAGGAATTAATCCGCAAACACAATCTCACTGCCTACACGATGAAAGACGTAGACTACCACGGCGCTGGAAAAATCATGGATCAAGCGCTCTCTCAAGTAATGCAAGGGACCGAGGGTTTTATTGTTTCATTCGACCTTGATGCTGTTGATCCTGCGCTTGCACCTGGCACGGGCACACCGATTCGTGGCGGCCTCACATACCGCGAATCTCATCTGATGGTTGAAATGTGTTATGAAACAGGAAAGATGCTCGGGTTTGAACTTGTAGAATTAAACCCGAGTTTAGATATTAATGACCAGACTGCTGATTTTGGCGCGTCGTTAATTGAATCTGCCGTTGGAAAATCAATTATGTAGGTGCTGCTCGAAAGCAGGCGTATCCGCTCAAAAGTCCTATTTCTTGACAATTTCAGGAGTTAACAGTGATTAGTTCCGCGCAAGTCCCTGAATCTCTTATTGAAAATGTTTACCCAATGTTTATCACCAGACTTCCATTTTTATTGTGGTGCTAGTATAGCACTTGCGCATCTTTTGCTTAGATATTTCTCGAGCAAATGCTATTTATTTGTATCTGGAACGTAGCACTTATAACAGGGGCTAAAACCTTATTCTTTAGTGAGAAGCTTTTAGCTGCAGTTATAATAAATGAAATCCTCTTGATAGAGTTTAATAGAGAACAATATGAATAAGAAGTTACTTGAAAAATTCAAAAAGCAACTACTCATGGAAAAGCAAATGGTTTTAAACCATCTGAGTGAGTTAAAAGACGAGTCTGAACAAAATCTCGAAGAAGGTCCAGGGGACTCTGTTGATATTGCCTCTCTAGAAATCAGTCAGGCTGCAATTCAAAAGCTCGGAACTCGTGAGCGTAAGCATCTTGACAAAGTTGAGCGCGCCTTGAAAAAATTCGACACTGACGAATACGGTGTCTGTGAGGAATGTGGTGAAGAAATTGCCGCGGCGCGTCTT of bacterium contains these proteins:
- the rocF gene encoding arginase; amino-acid sequence: MDKKYGIIGYRFGFGGYKAGAEYGPDTLRGVKLVERLKALGKDVSDLGSTDLNFNSQSACRNNIKNHDNVAAALRDINSRTKSALEAGYFPIILGGDHTVSLGTYSAFKSHYAGKKIGLLWIDTHPDLNTPETTTSKNAHGMTIAFLTGIAPTPLIPEFPQSPLDFKQIVYVGLRDIDAPEKELIRKHNLTAYTMKDVDYHGAGKIMDQALSQVMQGTEGFIVSFDLDAVDPALAPGTGTPIRGGLTYRESHLMVEMCYETGKMLGFELVELNPSLDINDQTADFGASLIESAVGKSIM
- a CDS encoding TraR/DksA family transcriptional regulator, whose translation is MNKKLLEKFKKQLLMEKQMVLNHLSELKDESEQNLEEGPGDSVDIASLEISQAAIQKLGTRERKHLDKVERALKKFDTDEYGVCEECGEEIAAARLEARPIAQLCIDCKRLQEQKERQYTDESDDDDDSGWGSGESVSIDSDD